The genomic segment TCGAGCCCCCGCCGCCGACCCACAGGAGATCCAGATGACCGTGGACGTCTATATTCCCACGCCCTTCCGTCGGGCGACCAATAACAAGGACAAGGTGTCCGTGGAGGCGCAGGACGTGCGCGGGCTGCTCGACGAGCTGGAGGACAGGTTCAGCGCCCTCAAGGGCCTCGTGCGCAATGAGGCCGGGGAGATCCACGATCACGTCAATGTCTACGTCAACAGCGAGGCCATCGAGTCGCTGCAAGGGCTCGGCACCGCGCTGAAGGACGGAGACGAGGTCGCGATCATTCCCGCCCTCGCCGGGGGGGCAGGTCCCGCCCTCGCCGGAGGGATTGATCGGGCCCTCGCCGGGGGGGCTGGCCGGCCCTCGGCCGAGGGGGCCCTCATCGAGCGATGATTCTCACTCCCGAGGAGTACGCGCGGGTCGAAGCGCAGGCCGTGGCCGAATACCCGTCGGAGTGCTGTGGCGTGGTCCTGGATCGGCCAGGGTCGCCTCCCGAGCGAGTCTTGATGCCCTGCCGGAACCTGCAGGACGAGCTTCACGCCAAGGATCCGGTGCGCCATCCGCGCGATGCGAGGACGGCCTACTACATCGATCCCACCGATTTGATCGCCATCGGCCGACGAGAGGCCCAGGGCTTCCGCGTGGCCACGATCTATCATTCCCACATCGACACCGGCGCCTACTTCTCCCCGACGGACAAACGCAATGCCCTGGTCAACGGCGAGCCCGCCTATCCGGACGCGACCTACGTCGTGCTCTCGGTGATGGAGGGGCGCGTGGTCGAGGCCGGCGCCTTTCGCTGGGACCCCGGGGCCGGAGATTTCGTCGCCTTCGACTGGAAGCGCCCGCAGTCCTGATCGCTCCCATGACCGCCTCTCGCTCGGAGTCGCTCTTCGGCCAGGCCCAGCGGGTGATCCCCGGTGGCGTCAATAGCCCTGTCCGCGCCTTTCGC from the Candidatus Methylomirabilota bacterium genome contains:
- a CDS encoding MoaD family protein; its protein translation is RAPAADPQEIQMTVDVYIPTPFRRATNNKDKVSVEAQDVRGLLDELEDRFSALKGLVRNEAGEIHDHVNVYVNSEAIESLQGLGTALKDGDEVAIIPALAGGAGPALAGGIDRALAGGAGRPSAEGALIER
- a CDS encoding Mov34/MPN/PAD-1 family protein, which translates into the protein MILTPEEYARVEAQAVAEYPSECCGVVLDRPGSPPERVLMPCRNLQDELHAKDPVRHPRDARTAYYIDPTDLIAIGRREAQGFRVATIYHSHIDTGAYFSPTDKRNALVNGEPAYPDATYVVLSVMEGRVVEAGAFRWDPGAGDFVAFDWKRPQS